Part of the Bacillus sp. (in: firmicutes) genome is shown below.
TAAAAGTCTCTTTATACCAGTTGGTTGTGGAAAAGCAATATCAAGTTCTTGATTCGTGCCTTCGCCTTTCACACTTACAACCGTACCAACTCCCCATTTTTTGTGTTCCACCTTATCACCGACACGCCAGCCTACTAACTCGCCACCTGTTTTCGTAGCAACTGGGCGAACGACTGACTGCTGAATTGTTGGTCTTGGCATCCCACCGAACGGCGATACTGCTGATAGTTGTTTTTTCGCAGCCTCTTTAGTAGCTTCTTCTGCAAGATTTTCAATTAGCTCATCAGGTATTTCATTGATAAAGCGTGAAACAGGATTCATTTGCATGCGCCCATATAATGTTCTCATTCGCGCATTTGTTATATATAATTGATTTTCAGCTCTTGTGATGCCAACATAGGCAAGACGGCGTTCCTCTTCCATTTCCTCATCATCCATTAAAGAACGGCTGTGCGGGAATATGCCTTCTTCTACCCCCATTAAAAAAACAACCGGGAATTCCAACCCTTTTGCGGAATGGAGCGTCATTAAAACAACTGCATCTTGACTATTTTCCGTGTCTTTATCAGCTTGGTCAATATCAGAGATGAGCGCTAAGTCAGTTAAAAATGACACTAAGCTTTTATCTTCATTTGTTTTTTCAAAGTTTTTTGTAACCGATAAAAACTCTTCAATATTTTCAAGTCTGCCCTCAGCTTCTAATGTTTTTTCAGCTTTTAGCATGTCACGGTAGCCTGTTTTTTCAAGCACTTCTTCTACTAATTCAGTAACTGATAAATATTCCTGCATTTGATTCCAATTCCGAATTTGGTCGCGGAAATCCAGTAGTATATTTGTAAACCTTGAAGAAAGGCCGATAAAGTCAACTTCATTTAATGCGTCAATGATTGACATACCACTCTGCACCGCATATTCAGCAACCTTGTCTACTGTTGAAGCACCGATTCCTCTTTTTGGCATATTAATAATGCGCATAAGGCTTATGTCATCATCAGGATTAGCAATTAGACGCAAATAAGCTAGTAAGTCCTTAATTTCTTTGCGATCATAGAACTTCATCCCACCGACAATATTGTAATGGATATTTGATTTTAGTAAAACTTCCTCCATCACCCGTGACTGGGCATTTGTCCGGTATAATATCGCAACGTCTTGATAGCTTAATTTACCGCTGTCCACTAATTCTTTTATTTTTCCCGCGACAAAATGAGCCTCATCTCTCTCAGAATCGCCGCGATAATAAACTAATCGTTTCCCTTCATCGTTTTCCGTCCAAAGCTTTTTCGGCTTTCGATTAGTATTGTTCTCAATCACCATATTGGCTGCTTCAAGAATCCGTTTTGTAGAACGGTAGTTTTGTTCAAGGAAAATCACTTTAGCATTTGGATAATCTTTTTCAAATGATAAAATGTTGGCAATATCCGCGCCACGCCAACGATAAATTGATTGATCGGAGTCGCCGACAACGCATAAATTTTTAAAGCGAGTAGCTAAGGCTTTAACAAGCATATATTGCGCTCTGTTTGTATCTTGGTATTCATCAACATGAATGTATTGAAACTTTCGCTGATAAAATTCAAGTACTTCCGGAACACGGTCAAAGAGCTGGATTGTCATCATGATGAGATCATCAAAATCCAATGATTGATTTTTTTTCAGCCTGTCTTGGTATACTTCATACACTTCACTAACGATTTTCCTATAATAGTCACTGGCACTTTTGGCATACTCTTCGGGAGTAATAAGTTCATTTTTGGCACTGCTAATTGACCCTAGTATCGATTTTGGGTCAAATTTTTTTGGATCGATATTTTTTTCCTTCAAAATTTTCTTTATGACTGACAATTGGTCTGTTGTATCAAGAATTGAGAAATTACGATTAAAACCAATCCGTTCAATATCTCGCCGTAAAATCCTTACACACATCGAGTGGAAAGTTGAAATCCAAATTTCTTCTGCAGTTGGTCCAACAATGCTTGCAACGCGATCCTTCATTTCACGTGCGGCTTTATTTGTAAATGTAATCGCGAGAATATTCCAAGGGGCTACATCCTTTTCACTTAATAAATAAGCAATCCGATGCGTCAACACTCTCGTTTTTCCACTGCCCGCTCCAGCCATGATGAGCAATGGCCCTTCTGTAGCACGCACCGCCGCCTGCTGTTCTGGGTTTAACCCGCTTAAAAGCGTTTCACTTGTTTGCAAACTGAACACTCCTAACTTAAAGTTTTCACTGCACTAACGGTTTTTAAAGCGTTTGGCAAATCGTCATAAATGCTGTTTCCAACGATAATGGTATCAGCATATCGTGCCATTTCTACTGCCTTATCTTCGTCTGTAATCCCGCCGCCATAAAAAAGCTGTGTGCTCTGTAATGCCGCTTTCACCTTTTTGACAACTGCAGGATCACCATATGTACCACTATATTCTAAGTAAAACACAGGAAGATGGTAAATCCGCTCAGCCATTCTCGCATAAGCAACAACATCATCCACTTCCAGATTCGTGTTTGCTTCTGTTTGTACAGCAGCTTTTGCCTCAGCATTTAAGATGCAATACCCTTCGACAACAATTTCATCCCAATTCATAACCGCACCATATTCTTTTATAGCCTTGTGGTGCAAACCTACGATCCACTTTATATTTGCGCTATTTAATACTGTAGGAATAAAATAAAAATCAAATCCAGGTGTAATGGCATCAATATTGGACACTTCAAGAACACATGGAACAGTGTATCTACGCACTCTTGAAAGCATATGAATAGTATTATCAAGCGTAATGCCATCTGTTCCGCCAATCATGACGGCATCTGTACCAGATTCACAAATTAATTCTAACTCTTTATCGGAAATTTCCTTATTCGGGTCTAATTTAAAAATGTGCTTCCATTGTTTTATATCATACATGAATGGGTTCCTCCTGCTATACTCAACTAAAACGTATTATATCAAATTTTTTTCAAGAAAACTTTGCTGCCGATTACTTACAATAGAAAAAGCCGACTCATTGCAGAAATCGACTTTAGTAGTTTCGTTCAATATTTATTTTTCCACTTCAGCATCGCTTGTTTCCTTTTGAATGCGGTCTAAAGCCATGATATAGGCATCATTTCCAAAATTCAAACAGCGTTTTACTCTAGAAATAGTAGCGGTGCTTGCCCCTGTTTCAGTTTCAATGCGATGGTATGTAAATCCTTCTCTTAACATCCTCGCAACCTCTAACCTTTGGGCTAACGACTGAATTTCATTCACCGTACATAAATCATCAAAAAAGCGGTAGCATTCTTCGATATTTTCCAAGGAAAGAATGGCTTCAAAAAGCTGATCTAGTGATTTCCCTCTCAGTTTTTCTATTTGCATATCTACCATCACTCCTTATCTTCTATCTGAAAAGAAATCATTTTTTCTAAACCTGGACGAGTTGGAATGACATTGACCCATGTATGGCCTGGTACGAATCCCGCGTCCTTCCCATCTACATATGGAACAATCCGACCATCATGATTTTTCCATTCAATTTCTCGGACAACCCCTCTTTGGACTAAATAACCATTTCCGCCGCCATTTAAGTCGATTTTAAGACGACCCGCATCATCAATCACTTTATGCGGAGCTTCGATAATTAAAAGATTATCGACAGCAATTGGTGTTTTTGTTTCACGATTCTTATCCTTAACTCCATTAACATAGCGTTCGTATTTTAATAAATCCTCATTATATATAAAGCTTGTCTTATAGGAACTTGAATACGTGACTACTATTTCTTTCGCTTCTTCACCGCTGATAGATTTGATTTCTTCTCCCGTTAAAAAAGTAAACGGCTTAACATTTTGTGTTAATGAGAATTTTCGTTTTTCAGCACCTTTGATTAAATTTTCATTCGTTGTATAGACATTATGAGGGGCGGTGCGAGACTTTTCGCGATAAAAAAATTGATCATCTGCATACCCCTTGCGGATAATCCCGCCAATATAGTCAGTAATCTCCCTATTTTGCAGCAAATGAAAGGACTCAGGACTTCCCCCATAGGCAACATAAATAGCTCCTAAACCTTTACTTAAATAAATATAATAATCCCTTGCACTACGAACAGGACCGATTATATCAGGAAGTTCACTTTGATAAACAGCTAGAAATCTCGTTATCGAGCCTTCCGCTAATATTTCATAAACAAGATCTGCTTTTTCAAGCCCCGATTGTGGGCGTGCCTTAGGATGATTATTAATCATCACTGCAAAAATACGCTGATTGGCCTCTTTATACGTTCCCACACCTGTTAAAGGATAAAAGTTAGAAAACGGAATATTTGATTTCCTTCCATTTTCACCTCTTAGCTCTAAGTCAACATCGTTTATTGCAGGTTGTCCATTAGGTGTGCTGGATGCTTCCTCATTCTTATTACATCCAGTTACTAGAATTGTTGCTAAAATTCCTATAGTGCATAACGTTTTTATCGGATTTTTCATCTAACCCACAATCCTTTTTAAAAGGGGCTAGGACTCCATATAGTTTTGTGAAGTCTAGTCCCTACGTTCTTTTCACACTTTATTAGTTTAACGCATAATTGAAGGAAAAAGTACTGTTTTTTTCATCACATCAAAAATTCCTTGCGGTGTTACGCGAATATACGGCAAATGTGTTGATGATAAAAATAATAATGTATAAACCGGGTCAATAAATTTATAGCCTCTTTCCTGCAATAAATGAAATAACTCTACTTCTTCAATCATTAATTCTTCAAGTTTTTTCGTTGACATAATTCCATTTAACTTCAATTCGATTTCATAAATAATTTTGTCATTTTCTGCTAAAACGATACCGCCGCCAATCTCTTTCATCCTCTGAAAAGCTGTTAACATGTCTTTTTTATTCTTTCCAATCAGAATGATGTCACCGGTGTTTGAATAAGAGCTTACAAAGCCCGTCACTTTACTTGAAAACCCTTTAATAATCGTATTGATTCTCCATTTTCCATTTTTATCAACAAGCATTAAGAAGCTTTCATCATGGTCTGTTGGCAATTCATCAACAGATACATCAAACCCAATCGAATAAGGCTGCATAATAACAGAGTTAATCATTTCCACCCCGAAGGGCATTGAGAATTGCATATCATCCATCGTTAATTCCCAATCAAAAGCTTGCGGTTTAATCCCGAACTCTTCCCATGAAAATGTTTCTGCTTTAGTAATCGGAATTCCATCTTTTCGCACCCATTTGCCTTTCGCAAGGACAGAAACTGGCTTTGGATTCCGTATATCTTCTAAAATATTTAAATGAGCAATTCTACCTGGACCAATCATACCGTGAAAATGGTCAATATTATAATACTTTGCCACATTATAAGAGCCCATATTATAAGCATCAATTTCGGGTATACCTTTTTCAAGGGCAATTTTTATCGTTTTATCGATGACCCCATCTTTATAAAATGCAGGTGGTGAACCATCGGTTGTAAACATTAAGCGGTCAAAATTGTCGACACCTAGCCCAAGAATTTCATCTAACAGCTTTGGTAAGTCAGGGCGAATCGAGGAATACCTTAAAGACGTTGTATATCCTTGCGTAAGCCTTAGTAACACGTCTTCACCAGTCATCGCCTCATGGTCACAATCAACACCTAATAAGAGCATTTTTGTCAATGTTTTTTCAGAGGCACCAGGAAAATGGCCTTCAATGGGTTTTCTTAAGCGCTTCGTTTCCTGTATCCAGTGCAGTAGCAGATCATCGCCGTCTAGAGCTCTTGGCCATGAAGTCAGTTCTCCACCTTGCATGACTAAATCATGTTCAAGCCAATCTTGAATATTTTCAGGGGAAAAAATTTGGGCCTCGCTCGGGATTTCTGTTTGTGAATCATACCTGCACCACCAATACATCGAACTTGGCAATGAATTAAGCTCCTCTATTAAAGAAAACGCTTTCTTTTTTGGCAAATGCAAAGCAATCATTAAATTATCATTAATAAGTGTTGTCGTCCCACATTGCGATGCATACTCAGCAAATGTATGGGGATTATATAACTGAAAAGGATGGACATGTGGTTCTATATAGCCAGGCACAATATAGAAGTCTTCACAATCAACAATTTCAGTGTTATTCATTTTTTCAGGAAGATTGCTTCCAACATAAACGATGCGATCTTCGTAAATCCAAATATTAGCTTTCAGCCATTTACGCAGCGCTTGGTTTAAATAGGTTGCATTTTTTAGAAGTATTGATGGCGACTTTTTCCCGTTTATTACAGCAATTTGTTCGCGGATAAGCTTTGTCCTCCATCGATAGCGATCAAGCATAGTGATCCTCCATTCTGCTAACACATTCGTACTCTAATCGTACCATATTTCTTAATTTAACGCACTAAAGACGTTTTATAATTTTATTTTAAAAATACTTGTAATCTTAGGAGGTAAAAAAATAATGAAACCAAATATCGGAACTGTTAATGCGCTTATCCGGATGACCTTCGGCTTTGCTACGCTTGCTTGGGCAACTGCCAAAATGGTGAAACAGCCTTGGCGAGATTCATTTTTCTGGGTGGCATTGATGGCGGGAATGAAAATAGCAGAAGGAATTACAAAATTTTGTCCAGTGACCGCCCTTTTTGAACAGTACAAGGAAAATCAGCAAGATGACGACAAAAGCCAAACTCCAGAAACACCGTTAGCTTTAGTAGAAAATATTATTAATCCAACATGATTTAGTTCACAACTTCCATTTAGATGCATCCTTTGTCTATGTAAAAAGAAAAGGGGCAAGATAATCCTTGCCCCGTAAGTAAGTAACTCTATTTTGAAATCGAATGTGCAATCGCACGGTATCCAATGTCCTTGCGGTAGAATAGACCGTCGGAATGGACTTTTTCTAATTGTTGATAAAGGCGGCTTTGTGCTTGAGCAAGGTCGCTTCCTCTTGTTGCTGCTAAAAGTACCCGCCCACCATTTGTAGTGAATCCAGCTTCAGTTTTTTTCGTACCGGCATGGAATACAAAAATATCGTCCGACATATCTCCAAGGCCATTAATTACATGTCCTTTTTCGTAATCATTTGGATAGCCTTTCGCTGCAAGAACAACACCGATGACAGCATCGTTTGACCAATTTAATTCAACAGGCTTACCATCTAAAATATCATTAATAAGCTGAGCTAGGTCATTTTCAAGGCGCGGCAAGATAACCTGTGTTTCTGGGTCACCAAAGCGTGCGTTAAATTCGATTACTTTTGGACCAGCTGCTGTTAAAATTAAGCCGGCATACAAAATACCAGTGAATGAGCGATTTTCTGATATCATTGCGTTTGCGGTTGGTTGTAAAATTGTTGCAAATG
Proteins encoded:
- a CDS encoding adenine deaminase translates to MTMLDRYRWRTKLIREQIAVINGKKSPSILLKNATYLNQALRKWLKANIWIYEDRIVYVGSNLPEKMNNTEIVDCEDFYIVPGYIEPHVHPFQLYNPHTFAEYASQCGTTTLINDNLMIALHLPKKKAFSLIEELNSLPSSMYWWCRYDSQTEIPSEAQIFSPENIQDWLEHDLVMQGGELTSWPRALDGDDLLLHWIQETKRLRKPIEGHFPGASEKTLTKMLLLGVDCDHEAMTGEDVLLRLTQGYTTSLRYSSIRPDLPKLLDEILGLGVDNFDRLMFTTDGSPPAFYKDGVIDKTIKIALEKGIPEIDAYNMGSYNVAKYYNIDHFHGMIGPGRIAHLNILEDIRNPKPVSVLAKGKWVRKDGIPITKAETFSWEEFGIKPQAFDWELTMDDMQFSMPFGVEMINSVIMQPYSIGFDVSVDELPTDHDESFLMLVDKNGKWRINTIIKGFSSKVTGFVSSYSNTGDIILIGKNKKDMLTAFQRMKEIGGGIVLAENDKIIYEIELKLNGIMSTKKLEELMIEEVELFHLLQERGYKFIDPVYTLLFLSSTHLPYIRVTPQGIFDVMKKTVLFPSIMR
- a CDS encoding DUF3048 domain-containing protein, which codes for MKNPIKTLCTIGILATILVTGCNKNEEASSTPNGQPAINDVDLELRGENGRKSNIPFSNFYPLTGVGTYKEANQRIFAVMINNHPKARPQSGLEKADLVYEILAEGSITRFLAVYQSELPDIIGPVRSARDYYIYLSKGLGAIYVAYGGSPESFHLLQNREITDYIGGIIRKGYADDQFFYREKSRTAPHNVYTTNENLIKGAEKRKFSLTQNVKPFTFLTGEEIKSISGEEAKEIVVTYSSSYKTSFIYNEDLLKYERYVNGVKDKNRETKTPIAVDNLLIIEAPHKVIDDAGRLKIDLNGGGNGYLVQRGVVREIEWKNHDGRIVPYVDGKDAGFVPGHTWVNVIPTRPGLEKMISFQIEDKE
- a CDS encoding DUF2892 domain-containing protein is translated as MKPNIGTVNALIRMTFGFATLAWATAKMVKQPWRDSFFWVALMAGMKIAEGITKFCPVTALFEQYKENQQDDDKSQTPETPLALVENIINPT
- a CDS encoding heptaprenylglyceryl phosphate synthase codes for the protein MYDIKQWKHIFKLDPNKEISDKELELICESGTDAVMIGGTDGITLDNTIHMLSRVRRYTVPCVLEVSNIDAITPGFDFYFIPTVLNSANIKWIVGLHHKAIKEYGAVMNWDEIVVEGYCILNAEAKAAVQTEANTNLEVDDVVAYARMAERIYHLPVFYLEYSGTYGDPAVVKKVKAALQSTQLFYGGGITDEDKAVEMARYADTIIVGNSIYDDLPNALKTVSAVKTLS
- the pcrA gene encoding DNA helicase PcrA; this translates as MQTSETLLSGLNPEQQAAVRATEGPLLIMAGAGSGKTRVLTHRIAYLLSEKDVAPWNILAITFTNKAAREMKDRVASIVGPTAEEIWISTFHSMCVRILRRDIERIGFNRNFSILDTTDQLSVIKKILKEKNIDPKKFDPKSILGSISSAKNELITPEEYAKSASDYYRKIVSEVYEVYQDRLKKNQSLDFDDLIMMTIQLFDRVPEVLEFYQRKFQYIHVDEYQDTNRAQYMLVKALATRFKNLCVVGDSDQSIYRWRGADIANILSFEKDYPNAKVIFLEQNYRSTKRILEAANMVIENNTNRKPKKLWTENDEGKRLVYYRGDSERDEAHFVAGKIKELVDSGKLSYQDVAILYRTNAQSRVMEEVLLKSNIHYNIVGGMKFYDRKEIKDLLAYLRLIANPDDDISLMRIINMPKRGIGASTVDKVAEYAVQSGMSIIDALNEVDFIGLSSRFTNILLDFRDQIRNWNQMQEYLSVTELVEEVLEKTGYRDMLKAEKTLEAEGRLENIEEFLSVTKNFEKTNEDKSLVSFLTDLALISDIDQADKDTENSQDAVVLMTLHSAKGLEFPVVFLMGVEEGIFPHSRSLMDDEEMEEERRLAYVGITRAENQLYITNARMRTLYGRMQMNPVSRFINEIPDELIENLAEEATKEAAKKQLSAVSPFGGMPRPTIQQSVVRPVATKTGGELVGWRVGDKVEHKKWGVGTVVSVKGEGTNQELDIAFPQPTGIKRLLAQFAPITKI